Proteins encoded together in one Electrophorus electricus isolate fEleEle1 chromosome 9, fEleEle1.pri, whole genome shotgun sequence window:
- the tmod1 gene encoding tropomodulin-1 isoform X2 yields MSFRKEMEKYRDIDEDELLQKLSEEELSRLEDELQELDPDNALLPAGLRQRDQTKKAPTGTFHRDNLLAHLEKQAKEHPDRDDLVPYTGEKRGKPWVPKTKIVDPILEDVTLEPELEEALASASDAELCDIAAILGMHTLMSNQQYYEALASSTIVNKQGLNSVIQCAQYKQVPDEEPNDTDVEETLARIKRNDPELVEVNLNNIKNIPITTLKACAQAMKNNIVVRKLSIVGTRSNDPVAYALADMLQVNSTLRSLNVESNFITGAGVIALVEALQHNTTLQELKIDNQSQPLGNKVEMEIASILEKNSTLLKFGYHFTQQGPRLRSSNAMMYNNDLVRKRRLEEGPIFPKCRTNV; encoded by the exons aTGTCGTTCCGTAAGGAGATGGAGAAGTACCGGGACATCGACGAGGACGAGCTCCTGCAGAAGCTCAGCGAAGAGGAGCTGAGTAGGCTAGAAGATGAGCTCCAGGAGCTCGACCCTGAT AACGCCTTGTTGCCTGCTGGGCTCAGGCAGCGTGATCAGACAAAGAAAGCTCCGACCGGCACGTTCCACAGGGATAACCTGCTGGCACATCTGGAAAAGCAGGCGAAGGAGCACCCAGACCGCGATGACCTGGTGCCCTACACGGGCGAGAAGAGAG GGAAGCCGTGGGTCCCTAAGACGAAGATTGTTGACCCAATTCTGGAGGATGTGACCCTTGAGCCAGAGCTAGAAGAGGCCTTAGCCAGTGCTTCAGACGCAGAGCTCTGTGACatagcag ctATCCTGGGCATGCACACTCTGATGAGTAATCAACAGTATTATGAAGCCCTGGCGAGCAGTACCATCGTCAACAAACAAGGCTTAAACA GTGTGATCCAGTGTGCTCAGTATAAGCAAGTCCCGGATGAGGAGCCCAATGACACTGATGTGGAAGAAACGCTAGCGAGAATTAAACGTAATGACCCTGAGCTTGTGGAGGTCAACCTCAACAACATTAAG AATATTCCCATCACCACTCTAAAGGCCTGTGCACAGGCCATGAAGAACAACATAGTGGTACGAAAGCTGAGCATTGTTGGAACCCGGAGCAATGACCCTGTAGCCTAT GCATTAGCTGACATGCTGCAGGTGAACTCTACTCTGAGGAGTCTGAATGTGGAGTCAAACTTCATTACAGGAGCTGGAGTCATCGCCCTGGTGGAGGcactacaacacaacaccaccctgCAGGAGCTGAAGATCGAcaaccag AGCCAGCCCCTTGGTAATAAGGTAGAAATGGAGATTGCCAGCATACTGGAGAAGAACAGCACTCTGCTGAAGTTTGGATACCACTTCACTCAGCAGGGACCTCGACTACGCTCCTCGAATGCCATGATGTACAACAACGACCTAG tCAGAAAGAGAAGGCTTGAAGAGGGCCCCATCTTCCCTAAATGTCGGACAAACGTGTAG
- the tmod1 gene encoding tropomodulin-1 isoform X1: MSFRKEMEKYRDIDEDELLQKLSEEELSRLEDELQELDPDNALLPAGLRQRDQTKKAPTGTFHRDNLLAHLEKQAKEHPDRDDLVPYTGEKRGKPWVPKTKIVDPILEDVTLEPELEEALASASDAELCDIAAILGMHTLMSNQQYYEALASSTIVNKQGLNSVIQCAQYKQVPDEEPNDTDVEETLARIKRNDPELVEVNLNNIKNIPITTLKACAQAMKNNIVVRKLSIVGTRSNDPVAYALADMLQVNSTLRSLNVESNFITGAGVIALVEALQHNTTLQELKIDNQSQPLGNKVEMEIASILEKNSTLLKFGYHFTQQGPRLRSSNAMMYNNDLVRVVRSDSDGAITFTLSVPELERAFGKTFKFSSKPKYKNIPF, from the exons aTGTCGTTCCGTAAGGAGATGGAGAAGTACCGGGACATCGACGAGGACGAGCTCCTGCAGAAGCTCAGCGAAGAGGAGCTGAGTAGGCTAGAAGATGAGCTCCAGGAGCTCGACCCTGAT AACGCCTTGTTGCCTGCTGGGCTCAGGCAGCGTGATCAGACAAAGAAAGCTCCGACCGGCACGTTCCACAGGGATAACCTGCTGGCACATCTGGAAAAGCAGGCGAAGGAGCACCCAGACCGCGATGACCTGGTGCCCTACACGGGCGAGAAGAGAG GGAAGCCGTGGGTCCCTAAGACGAAGATTGTTGACCCAATTCTGGAGGATGTGACCCTTGAGCCAGAGCTAGAAGAGGCCTTAGCCAGTGCTTCAGACGCAGAGCTCTGTGACatagcag ctATCCTGGGCATGCACACTCTGATGAGTAATCAACAGTATTATGAAGCCCTGGCGAGCAGTACCATCGTCAACAAACAAGGCTTAAACA GTGTGATCCAGTGTGCTCAGTATAAGCAAGTCCCGGATGAGGAGCCCAATGACACTGATGTGGAAGAAACGCTAGCGAGAATTAAACGTAATGACCCTGAGCTTGTGGAGGTCAACCTCAACAACATTAAG AATATTCCCATCACCACTCTAAAGGCCTGTGCACAGGCCATGAAGAACAACATAGTGGTACGAAAGCTGAGCATTGTTGGAACCCGGAGCAATGACCCTGTAGCCTAT GCATTAGCTGACATGCTGCAGGTGAACTCTACTCTGAGGAGTCTGAATGTGGAGTCAAACTTCATTACAGGAGCTGGAGTCATCGCCCTGGTGGAGGcactacaacacaacaccaccctgCAGGAGCTGAAGATCGAcaaccag AGCCAGCCCCTTGGTAATAAGGTAGAAATGGAGATTGCCAGCATACTGGAGAAGAACAGCACTCTGCTGAAGTTTGGATACCACTTCACTCAGCAGGGACCTCGACTACGCTCCTCGAATGCCATGATGTACAACAACGACCTAG TGCGGGTCGTTCGGTCAGACTCGGACGGCGCGATTACCTTCACCCTCTCCGTCCCCGAGCTGGAGAGAGCCTTTGGCAAAACGTTCAAGTTCTCTTCCAAGCCCAAGTATAAGAACATCCCCTTTTGA
- the cplx2l gene encoding complexin 2, like, whose translation MNFVMKAALGGGPPDVGKMLGGEEDKDPEAEKEKEEERQEALRQQEEERKAKYAKMEAEREVLRQGIRDKYGLKKKEEAEAEAQAAMDAASEGSLTRPKKAVPSGCGDEDEEEESIMDTVMKFLPGPLQDMLKK comes from the exons ATGAATTTCGTAATGAAGGCAGCTttgggag GGGGGCCCCCTGACGTAGGTAAGATGCTTGGCGGAGAGGAGGACAAGGACCCCGAGgcggagaaagagaaagaggaggagaggcaggaagcTCTgcggcagcaggaggaggagaggaaagccAAATACGCCAAGATGGAGGCGGAGCGGGAGGTCCTGAGGCAGGGCATCAGAGACAAG TACGGCCtaaagaagaaggaggaggcagaggccGAGGCTCAGGCAGCCATGGACGCGGCGAGCGAGGGGAGTCTGACACGCCCCAAGAAAGCCGTGCCGTCTGGCTGCGGAGAtgaagacgaggaggaggagagcatcATGGATACAGTGATGAAGTTCCTCCCTGGACCACTGCAGGACATGCTGAAGAAGTAA